From the Kallotenue papyrolyticum genome, the window TGCAGCTTCTCGCGATCGTAGTCGCTGGTGGTCGTCTCGATCTGGGCCTTGATCTGCTCGATGCGCGCCTTGATCGCCGCCTTGTCGCCCATGCCCTCGACGATCACGGTGTCATCCTTAGTGGCGCGCACCAGGCGGGCGCGACCCAGGTCCTCCAGCTTGGCGCTCTCCAGCTTGCGGCCGATCTCTTCGGAGATCACCGTGCCGCCGGTCAGGATCGCGATATCCTGCAGCATCGCCTTGCGCCGATCGCCGAAGCCGGGCGCTTTGACCGCCAGGGCGTTGAGCGTGCCGCGCAGCTTGTTGACCACCAGCGTCGCCAGTGCCTCGCCGTCCACATCCTCGGCGATGATCACCAGGTCCTTCTTGCCCGCGCTCAGCAACGACTCCAGCAGCGGCAGAATGTCCTGGATCGAGCTGATCTTCTTGTCGGTGATCAGGATGTAGGGGTTCTCGATCACCGCCTCCATCTTCGCCGAGTCGGTGACGAAGTAGGGCGAGATGTAGCCGCGGTCAAACTCCATGCCCTCGACGATCTCGTATTCGAGGCCAACGCCCTTGCCCTCTTCGACGGTGATCACCGCGTCGCGACCGGCGCGATCCATGATCGTCGCCAGCAGCTCGCCGATCTCCTCATCTTGCGCCGAGATGGTCGCTACCTGGGCGATTTCGTCGCGGTTGCTGATCGACTTGGCCTGGCGCTTGATCTCCTCGACCAGCACCTTCAGGCCCTTGTCCAGACCGCGCTTCAGCAGCAGCGGATTGGCGCCCGCGGCCACCAGGCGCAGCCCTTCATCCACGATCGCCTGGGCTAGCACTGTCGAAGTGGTGGTGCCATCGCCGGCGACATCGTTCGTCTTGCTGGCAGCTTCCTTAAGCAGCTGCACGCCCATGTTCTCGAAGGGATCCTTGAGCTCGATCTCCTTCGCAACCGTGACGCCGTCATGCGTCACCGTGGGCGCGCCGAACTTCTTGTCCAGAGCTACGTTGCGACCTTTGGGCCCGAGCGTGGTCCGCACCGAGGTCGCCAGAATATCAACACCCCGTTTCAGCGCAAGGCGTGCCTTCTCGTCAAAGATCACCTGTTTGGCTGGCATAGGCACCTCCATCCAGGGAAGATGTGGTTGTCAATCGCGAGATGGTTATTCGAGTATAACGCCAAGGATATCTTTTTCGGATAGGATCAAGTATTCTTCGTCGTCGATCTTGATTTCAGTGCCGGCATATTTGGCGAATAACACTTGATCGCCGGGCTTGACGCTCATCGGAATGCGCTTGCCATTGTCGTCTAGCCGGCCTTCACCGACGCTAATCACCTCGCCCTGCATTGGGCGCTCTTTGGTCGCCGTATCGGGCAGGATCACGCCGCTCTTGGTGCGCTCCTCGCGCGGTTTCGGCTTCACCAGCGCCCGATCGGCCAGCGGTCGAATGGTTGGCATACGTTGTCCTCCTTTGGCATCTTGGCTGAGGCGGCGCGTCGCAGGCCTTGCGCCTGGCGCACCAACCCATATATTGGAGTGCTAAGGGTGTGTAAGATGATAGTTAGCGCAACGTTAGCGTTGTGTTAACGCTGCGGCGCTGCCGGCCATGCCGGTGTATGCCTTCCGAAAGCGTTGTTTCCGCTGTCATGAAGCCGTAATCTGCGTAGCTGCGTAGCAGAAAAATGCGCGTGTTACGCTTGAAATGTGGAACGCTTTGCCCAATCGCAACGGCGCCGGGTCGGCCGGCGCCTCACGGCTGTGGAAATGGGGATCGGCCTCCTGCTGCTGCTCTGTCTGGGCAGCGCCCTCTGGCAGCTCCAGGCCCTGCCCTGGTTGAGCGGCATGCTGCTGGTGGCCGCCATGGCGCTGGCGTGGCTCTTGAACGAACGCATCAGCACGCGCCGATCGTTGATCGGGCTGGCCGAGCGCTTGCGGGATGAGCGGCTGCCGAAGGTCGAGAGCGCCGGCCTGGTTGCGGCAGTGCGGCTGGATCAGGCGCTCAACCAGGCGCTGCAGCGCCGACGGACGGAGGTGGCCCATGCCCGCCCGGCGCCCGCGCCGGCCCTGCCGCCGCTGACGATGGTGGTGGTGCTGGGCATCGGGCTGCGGCTGGAGCCCGGCATGACCTACAGTCCACACCATCTGGTCCGGCTCGACGAGGTGGTGCAGCGCGCGCAGCAGTGGTTGGAGCACGAGCTCCTCATCCACCTGGAAGGCGATGGCACCGCGTTGCTGGTGCTGCGCGTCGCCGCGCGGCCGGCCGTGGCCGCCAGGTTGCAGCAGGCCCTGGAGCTGGCCCGCAGCCTGGCGGCGGATCGCACGCTCCGCTTCGGCCTGAGCTGTGGCGATGCGATGATCCTGCCGCGCGCCACCGCCGAGCCGCTGATCATCGGCGCACCGCTGGAGGATGCGGCCCGGCTGGCGCGCATGGCGGTGGCCTGGCACGAATACCAGCTCTTATGCAGCGAGCCGGTTGCACTGCTGGCACGCCACGCTGCCGGTCAGCGGACGGAGCTGCGGCTGACGCATCCGGGCGCGCCGCCGTTGCCGGTGTATGCCCTCGATCTGTGCGCAGCGGCGGTGGCGCGGAGTGCCTAGTCCGCCTGGCGTGGCCCACCTGCGGTACAATAGCGCAACGCAGTTTCCGGCCTGCGGAGGGGAGGCGCGTGGGCACACTCTACCTGGTCGCCACGCCGATCGGCAACCTGGAGGATATCACGCTGCGCGCGCTGCGCATCTTGCGCGAAGCGCGCCTGATTGCCGCCGAGGATACGCGTCATACACGGCGCCTGCTGGATCGCTACGCGATCACCACCCCCGTGATCTCCTACCACGAGCACAACAAGCAGGCGCGGCAGGCCGAGGTGCTGGCCGTGCTGGCTGAAGGCGATGTAGCGCTCGTCTCCGATGCGGGCACGCCGGCGATCAACGATCCCGGCTACGAGCTGGTGCAGGCCGCGATTGCCGCGGGCTATCCGGTCTCGCCCGTACCGGGACCCTCCGCGCCGCTGGCTGCGCTGATCGCCTCCGGCCTGCCGACGGCGCAGTGGACCTACCTGGGCTACCTGCCCGCGCGGCCTGCCGAGCGGCGCGCATTCATCGCCCGCTATGCCGGGCTGCCAACCACGCTGCTGATCCTCGAAACGCCGCACCGGCTGCTGGCGGCGCTGCGCGATCTGGAAGCCGGTCTGGGTGATCGCCCCATGTGCGCGGCGCGCGAGATCACCAAACTGCACGAGGAGTTTGTGCGCGGCCCGATCAGCGCGGTGCGTGCCCACTTCGAGCAGCACGCGCCGCGCGGCGAGTTCGTGCTGGTGATCGCCGGCCAGGCCGCCCCGCCGCCCCGCGCCACAGGCGAGGAGTGGCAGACACGGGCGCGCCGGCGTCTCGGCGAGCTGATCGCGGGTGGCATGAGCGCCAGCGCCGCGGCGCGACAGGTTGCCCGCGAGCTGGGCGTGCCACGCCAGGCGGTGTATGCTTTGTGGCTGGCGCAGCAGGCCGATGCTACCCACGACCTATAGCGGTACGATCTCCGCCGTGGCTCGGCCCTGCGTAATGCGCAGCAGCGCCAACGAGGCGGGCAGGCCAAAGCGCGGTGCGCCCGCCGAGCCGGGGTTGAGAAACAGCACGCCATCGTGCTCTTCCAGTAGCGCCTGATGGGTGTGCCCGAAGATATACACGTTGGGGCGCGGTTCGGGCAGGTGTTCGAGCAGGCGCGTAGGTGTGCCGCCGATGTGCGTCACATAGATACGACAGCCTTCTAGCTCCAGGCGTGCGCTGCGTGGCAGCTGCCGATCCAGGGAGCTGCCCCAATCCACGTTGCCGGTCACGGCAGTGACGGGCGCAATCGCCTTCAGGCGCTCCAGCACTGCTTCGTTGCCGATGTCGCCGGCATGGATAATCCGCTCCACGCCGGCGAAGTGACGCGCAATGGCTGGATTGAACCGTCCATGGGTGTCCGACAGCACGCCGATGAGCATACCTCCTCCTTCAGCCAGCTATCAGATCGGCGCTTTTGTCAAGCGCCGGACGCTATGCTAGAATACAGCGGCTTAGCAAGCCCTGCGCAGGCGCCGACCTCGCGCAGGGCTTCCGTGAGGAATGGCAACGAAAGCGCGCGTGGTACATCGTTGGTTCTGGGGTGTGGCCGGCATCGGGATCGTCATCCTGGGGGCGCTGCTGGCGCTGTACGGCGTGCGCCAGGCGCGCAGCCAGACCCCGCTGACGATCACCGGGCCGAACATTCTACCCAACAACGATTTTGCGATCGTCGATCCGCAGAACCCCGAGTTGCCCGCCGGCTGGTCGCGCGGCGCGACCGGCGTGCAGCTTGGTGGCTTCACCTTCCAGCCCACGCCTGGCTGCGATCGGCCGCCGTATGCCGGCTGCGCCATGCAACTGTTGGGCATCGGCAACTATCTGCGCAGTCCGCAGATCGAGGTGCGACCGGGGGCCGAATATCGCGTTGCCTTTCGCGCGCTCAGCGATCGCGCCCAGAACGGTCAAGCCGCACCAACGCGTGTGCGGGTTCTGTTCCACTGGCAGGATGCCGAAGGCATCGAGTTTCAGGTGACGCGCGGCGCCTGGCAGGCGGTGCCGGCCCAAACTTGGAGCACCATCGCGGCGGCGGCACGCGCTCCCGACGATGCCGTGCGCCTGGCGATCTCGATCCACCCCGCCTCGGACGACCGCATCTACATCGATGACCTGAGTCTCGGCCAGGTCGGCGTGCGTGTCAATCCCTGGCCGCACGGCAAACGCGCGGCGCTAGCGCTGTCGTTCGACTACGAAACGGCGATGGGTGGGCTGATTCACAGCCGCAGCGTGGACGATCCCAACGCTGCTGCCGATCCGCTGGCGCGTGGCCTGCGTATGCGCGAAGGCGCCGACCGCGCCCTGGAGCTGTTCGCGCCCCACGGCATTCGCGCCACCTTTTACGCCAACGGCTACAACTTTTTGTATGGTAACACCGAGCGGCGGCGCTTTATGGGCGATCCGGTCTATGCCTGGGCCAACACCCAGCCGGGCCACGACTGGCGCTCCGACCGCTGGACAACACAGCCCTGGTTCAGCGCCGATCCCTATGCCACCGAAGCCGAAGCGCCGGCCTGGTACTTCGGCTCGCAGGTACAGCGCCTGATCGCCGCCGGACAGGATCTGCAGAGCCATACCTTTGCCCATTTTCACGGAGGCTTCGTTACGCCCGACGACTGGCGCGCCGATATCGCCGCCTGGAACGAAGCGGCGGCACAACACGGGGTAGCGCCGGCGACCAGTCTGGCCTTTCCCTGGAGCAGCAGCGCGGGCATGAGCGATGCAAGCTGGCGCGTCCTGGCCGAGGCCGGCATTCGCTCGGTGACGCGCACCGCCTGGACCGAGGGGACGCGCCGTTCGTGGATCGCCGACCGCCAACACTGGAGCTTGCGCCGCGTGCCGGGCCACGCGACGATCACCGTGATCGCCGATAGCTACCTCACGCCGCAGCGCCTGACAGCCGTGCAGCGCGATCTGCAGCAGGCCCTGCTCAACGAGGGCGCGATCGACATCTGGGCGCATACCGAGGAGATCACCAGTCCGGCGCAGATCGCCGCCTGGCGGACGGTGATCGAAGCGGCCTTGCCCGACTTCTGGATCGCCCCCGTGCCGCAGATTGTGCAGTACGCGCAGGATGTGCGCCAGGTTACGGTCAGCGTCGAAGCCGAGCGTCCGCGCTACCGCGTGCGCATCCACAACCGCAGCTCACGCGATCTGCGTGGCGTCACGCTGACGCTGCCCTTCGCGCCCCATCGCGTCGAAGTCGATGGTCAGCCGCTGGTCAGCACGGGGACGCGCCTGACGCTCGATCTGCCCCGCGGTGCTTCACGGCTGGTCGTTTTGGACGGCGCGCCGGAGGCACGCACGGATTCGAGATGGGAAGCATAGCTACGCTGGAGTACAGCAATCATCGCGAACTGTCGGCGCGCGTGCGTCTGCTGCACTGGCTGTTTGTGCTGGGCGCGATGCTGGCCGCCGTTGCGATTGCGTTGCCCTCGGTGCTGGCGCAGCCAACGTTGTACCGCGCGCAGGCAGTGGTGCGCTTCGATGCGCAGCGCTATCCCTCGCTGCTGGCCGATGGCCAGCCCACGCCGGCACTGCACCAGCTGGAAGCCAACCTGGGCGGCGTGTTGGAGCGCACGCGCTATCCCTCGCTGCGGCGCTATGGCCTGGCCTATGCCTATCCACAGCCGGGCACCATCGTGCTGACCGCCGTTGCGTCCACACCCGAGCAGGCCATCGCCATCGCGCACGATGCCGCCGATGGCCTGGCGCGGCGCATCGCCGCGGCTGACGGCGCACAGTTGCTGCGCGCGCTGCTGGGTCAGGAGCTGCGCCAAGCGCTGCTGGGCCGCGCGCCCGAACGCACCGATCAGCGCTTGCTGCGCGAGTTGCTGATGACCGATGCCGTGGCCGGCGTTGGCGCGCAGGCCGGCCAGCTCACCCTGGATGCGCTGAGCGCCGAGCAGCGGCAGGCGCTCACGCGCGCGCTGGAAGTGCTGCACGGTCAGATCCAATATGAACGGCAGAGCGCCGAGCTGAGGCTGCAGCGCGGTGCCACGCCGGAGGAGCAGGCGCAGGCGCGCAGCGTGATCCTGGGCACGGCCAACAAACTGCGCGCCATCGAGGTCCTGCTGCAGCATCTCTACACCGCCTATGGCACCGACGCGACCATGCGCGAGCCGGATCAGGCGGTGGTGGTGACGCAGGACCCCCAGAGCGCCGCACTGATCCCGACCTATCGCCTACCCAAACTAGCGCTGGCGGCGCTGATCGGCGCTGTGGGCGGGCTGTTGACCGTGGCGATCGACCGGCAGGTTGGCATCCTGCCCAAGCTGCAGGAGCTGTGGACCTACCGTCAGTTGATCCGCAACATGGTGACGCGCGATCTCAAGGCGCGCTACAAAAACTCGCTGCTGGGCTACCTCTGGTCGTTGCTTAACCCGCTGCTGATGATGTTGATCTTCTGGATCGTCTTCAGCGTGTTGCTCAACAACCCGATCCCGATGTACCCGGTCTTTCTGATCGTGGCGCTGTTGCCGTGGAACTTCGCCGTCACCGCTGTCAGCGGTGGGATGCGCGCGATCATCGATAACGCCAACCTGATCAAAAAAGTCTATTTCCCGCGCGAGATCCTGCCAATCACCGTCGTGCTCAGCAACTTGGTGAACTACATCTTCGCCCTGCCGGTGATGTTTCTGGTGATGGCCGTGGTGCAGTGGACGCAACTGGGCCGTCTCAACTTTTCCTGGACCTTCGCCTTTTTGCCGGTGATCATCATCATCCAGGTCATTTTTCTGATCGGTCTGGTGCTGTTGCTCGCGACCATGGCGGTCTTTTTGCGCGACACGACGCATATCGTCGATATTCTGTTGCAGCTCTGGATCTTTGTAACGCCGGTGTTCTTTTCGCTGGAGCAGATCGTTGCGCCAATGTTGGCGCGCTTGCTGCGCTGGGTCAACCCGATGGCCTCGATCATCGATTTTTACCGCGACATTCTCTACGGCCAGCCGACCAATGTGATCCCCACGCCCGGGCTGCCGGCGCTGGATGGCGTGTTTCGCACGCTGCTCACGGCGCTAGTGGTGCTGGCGCTGGGCGCGTATGTCTTCCACCGCTATAGCGGGCGCTTTGGCGAAGAGATCTAACCTGCGATGAGTGTGATCGAGTTCGAGCGCGTTTCCAAAAAGTTTACGCTCCACCGCGAGAAGCGCAACACGCTGCAGGAGCGCATGGTCAACCTGTTCCGGCCTCGCGGCGCGGGCGAGACCTTCTGGGCGCTGCGCGATGTCAGTTTCAGCGTGGCGCCGGGCGAGACGTTGGGGCTGATCGGTCACAACGGTTCGGGCAAGTCCACCACGCTCAAGCTGATCACACGCATTCTGGAGCCGACCAGCGGACGCGTGCGCGTGCGCGGACGTATCTCGGCGCTGCTGGAGCTGGGCTCCGGCTTCCATCCCGATCTGACCGGACGCGACAACATTTTTCTCAACGGCTCGCTGCTGGGCTTCAGTCGCGCTGACATGCAGCGCCGCATCGATGAGATTATCGATTTCGCCGAGCTGGGGCCATTCATCGATACACCGGTCAAGCACTACTCATCAGGGATGTACATGCGCCTGGGCTTTGCCATCGCCACCGCCGTCGAGCCCGACATTTTGATCACCGACGAAGTGCTGGCGGTCGGCGACGAAGCCTTTCAGCGCAAATGTATGCAGCGCATCTACCAGTTTCGCCAGGAAGGGCGCACGATCCTGTTCGTGTCGCACAGCCTGGACGCGATCCGCAACCTGTGCACCTCGGCGCTGTGGCTGCACCACGGCGAACTGCGCGCGGCGGGCAGCACCGTTGCAACGATCGATGCCTATCTGCGCTGGGCCAATCAGCAGGAGCGCGCACGCCTGGAGCACGAGCGCCAGGCGCAGGCCGGAGGCGAGGCGCCGGCGGAGGAGCCGCGCGACGAAGGGGCCGCGCTGAGCAACAAGCGCTGGGGCTCGCGCGAGATCGAGATCACCGGCGTGGAGCTCCTCGACAGCCGCGGGCAACCGGCCAGCGTTGTCGGCACAGGCGAACGCCTGACGATCCGCATCCACTATCAGGCGCACCAGCCGATCGTCGAGCCGGTCTTCGGCCTGGCGCTCTACCATGCCAGCGGGTTCCAGATCAACGGTCCCAACACGCGCTTCGGTGGCCTTGCGTTTGGGACGGTGCGTGGCTGTGGCCACGTGGACTACACCATCGAGGAGCTGCCGTTGCTGGCCGGTACGTACACCATCACCGCGGCGATCTATGACTCGAGCATGACACAGGCCTACGATCACCAGCATCAGATGTACACCCTGACGGTGCAGACGGCCTCCATCGCT encodes:
- the groL gene encoding chaperonin GroEL (60 kDa chaperone family; promotes refolding of misfolded polypeptides especially under stressful conditions; forms two stacked rings of heptamers to form a barrel-shaped 14mer; ends can be capped by GroES; misfolded proteins enter the barrel where they are refolded when GroES binds); this translates as MPAKQVIFDEKARLALKRGVDILATSVRTTLGPKGRNVALDKKFGAPTVTHDGVTVAKEIELKDPFENMGVQLLKEAASKTNDVAGDGTTTSTVLAQAIVDEGLRLVAAGANPLLLKRGLDKGLKVLVEEIKRQAKSISNRDEIAQVATISAQDEEIGELLATIMDRAGRDAVITVEEGKGVGLEYEIVEGMEFDRGYISPYFVTDSAKMEAVIENPYILITDKKISSIQDILPLLESLLSAGKKDLVIIAEDVDGEALATLVVNKLRGTLNALAVKAPGFGDRRKAMLQDIAILTGGTVISEEIGRKLESAKLEDLGRARLVRATKDDTVIVEGMGDKAAIKARIEQIKAQIETTTSDYDREKLQERAAKLSGGVAVIKVGAPTEPALKERKARVEDALHATRAAVEEGIVPGGGVAYLNLIPALDQVQTTYEEERLALNILRRALEEPTRQIARNAGVDGAVVIEEIRRRQRESGNRNIGYDVMRGDYGDLPAWGVIDPAKVTRTALENAVSVAGMILSTDALVAEVPEPKKSNGAAPTPDMDF
- the groES gene encoding co-chaperone GroES yields the protein MPTIRPLADRALVKPKPREERTKSGVILPDTATKERPMQGEVISVGEGRLDDNGKRIPMSVKPGDQVLFAKYAGTEIKIDDEEYLILSEKDILGVILE
- the rsmI gene encoding 16S rRNA (cytidine(1402)-2'-O)-methyltransferase; this translates as MGTLYLVATPIGNLEDITLRALRILREARLIAAEDTRHTRRLLDRYAITTPVISYHEHNKQARQAEVLAVLAEGDVALVSDAGTPAINDPGYELVQAAIAAGYPVSPVPGPSAPLAALIASGLPTAQWTYLGYLPARPAERRAFIARYAGLPTTLLILETPHRLLAALRDLEAGLGDRPMCAAREITKLHEEFVRGPISAVRAHFEQHAPRGEFVLVIAGQAAPPPRATGEEWQTRARRRLGELIAGGMSASAAARQVARELGVPRQAVYALWLAQQADATHDL
- a CDS encoding metallophosphoesterase family protein, whose protein sequence is MLIGVLSDTHGRFNPAIARHFAGVERIIHAGDIGNEAVLERLKAIAPVTAVTGNVDWGSSLDRQLPRSARLELEGCRIYVTHIGGTPTRLLEHLPEPRPNVYIFGHTHQALLEEHDGVLFLNPGSAGAPRFGLPASLALLRITQGRATAEIVPL
- a CDS encoding polysaccharide deacetylase family protein; this encodes MVHRWFWGVAGIGIVILGALLALYGVRQARSQTPLTITGPNILPNNDFAIVDPQNPELPAGWSRGATGVQLGGFTFQPTPGCDRPPYAGCAMQLLGIGNYLRSPQIEVRPGAEYRVAFRALSDRAQNGQAAPTRVRVLFHWQDAEGIEFQVTRGAWQAVPAQTWSTIAAAARAPDDAVRLAISIHPASDDRIYIDDLSLGQVGVRVNPWPHGKRAALALSFDYETAMGGLIHSRSVDDPNAAADPLARGLRMREGADRALELFAPHGIRATFYANGYNFLYGNTERRRFMGDPVYAWANTQPGHDWRSDRWTTQPWFSADPYATEAEAPAWYFGSQVQRLIAAGQDLQSHTFAHFHGGFVTPDDWRADIAAWNEAAAQHGVAPATSLAFPWSSSAGMSDASWRVLAEAGIRSVTRTAWTEGTRRSWIADRQHWSLRRVPGHATITVIADSYLTPQRLTAVQRDLQQALLNEGAIDIWAHTEEITSPAQIAAWRTVIEAALPDFWIAPVPQIVQYAQDVRQVTVSVEAERPRYRVRIHNRSSRDLRGVTLTLPFAPHRVEVDGQPLVSTGTRLTLDLPRGASRLVVLDGAPEARTDSRWEA
- a CDS encoding ABC transporter permease yields the protein MGSIATLEYSNHRELSARVRLLHWLFVLGAMLAAVAIALPSVLAQPTLYRAQAVVRFDAQRYPSLLADGQPTPALHQLEANLGGVLERTRYPSLRRYGLAYAYPQPGTIVLTAVASTPEQAIAIAHDAADGLARRIAAADGAQLLRALLGQELRQALLGRAPERTDQRLLRELLMTDAVAGVGAQAGQLTLDALSAEQRQALTRALEVLHGQIQYERQSAELRLQRGATPEEQAQARSVILGTANKLRAIEVLLQHLYTAYGTDATMREPDQAVVVTQDPQSAALIPTYRLPKLALAALIGAVGGLLTVAIDRQVGILPKLQELWTYRQLIRNMVTRDLKARYKNSLLGYLWSLLNPLLMMLIFWIVFSVLLNNPIPMYPVFLIVALLPWNFAVTAVSGGMRAIIDNANLIKKVYFPREILPITVVLSNLVNYIFALPVMFLVMAVVQWTQLGRLNFSWTFAFLPVIIIIQVIFLIGLVLLLATMAVFLRDTTHIVDILLQLWIFVTPVFFSLEQIVAPMLARLLRWVNPMASIIDFYRDILYGQPTNVIPTPGLPALDGVFRTLLTALVVLALGAYVFHRYSGRFGEEI
- a CDS encoding ABC transporter ATP-binding protein translates to MSVIEFERVSKKFTLHREKRNTLQERMVNLFRPRGAGETFWALRDVSFSVAPGETLGLIGHNGSGKSTTLKLITRILEPTSGRVRVRGRISALLELGSGFHPDLTGRDNIFLNGSLLGFSRADMQRRIDEIIDFAELGPFIDTPVKHYSSGMYMRLGFAIATAVEPDILITDEVLAVGDEAFQRKCMQRIYQFRQEGRTILFVSHSLDAIRNLCTSALWLHHGELRAAGSTVATIDAYLRWANQQERARLEHERQAQAGGEAPAEEPRDEGAALSNKRWGSREIEITGVELLDSRGQPASVVGTGERLTIRIHYQAHQPIVEPVFGLALYHASGFQINGPNTRFGGLAFGTVRGCGHVDYTIEELPLLAGTYTITAAIYDSSMTQAYDHQHQMYTLTVQTASIAERWGSVYIPARWSWTGA